In the genome of Nitrospira japonica, one region contains:
- the rsfS gene encoding ribosome silencing factor produces MNPIYFSITYTNKRNPIARTSKATAIAIAKAMYDKKATDVVVLHVATLTSVADYLVLASADSDRQTRAIADHVDGVLSQTGSNPLSIEGKASSQWVLMDYGDVVVHIFRHDSRQNYGLERLWADAKRIPVKEEQPVPAAAKPARSKRVANSRRA; encoded by the coding sequence TTGAATCCTATATACTTCAGCATCACTTATACGAATAAGAGGAATCCGATCGCACGAACATCGAAGGCCACGGCCATTGCCATTGCGAAGGCCATGTACGACAAGAAGGCCACGGATGTCGTTGTCCTGCACGTTGCGACCCTGACCTCAGTCGCAGACTATTTGGTCTTGGCATCGGCGGATTCCGATCGACAAACCAGAGCGATCGCCGATCATGTCGACGGCGTACTCTCCCAGACCGGCTCCAATCCCCTCAGTATCGAAGGCAAGGCCTCATCACAATGGGTGCTGATGGATTATGGGGACGTCGTCGTTCACATCTTTCGGCATGACTCCCGCCAAAACTATGGGCTGGAGCGTCTTTGGGCCGACGCCAAGCGCATCCCGGTAAAGGAAGAACAGCCCGTTCCAGCCGCGGCAAAGCCGGCGCGCAGCAAGCGGGTGGCCAATTCCAGACGAGCCTAG
- the tpiA gene encoding triose-phosphate isomerase has protein sequence MRTPLIVGNWKMNKTASEGRAFVRDFQQLVEPSTDVEVVLAPPFTALESVRSSLGATSRIMLGAQNLHWEQQGAFTGEISGSMLLDLGCRYVIVGHSERRTLFWERNEDVQKKVRAALACGLRPILCVGESLTERETGQTERIIDEQLSAGLDQLTDANLKTVTIAYEPVWAIGTGRAATTVQAGDVHRSIRAFVANRWKDAAAATMRILYGGSVTAQNAASFLESPDIDGALVGGACLNPDSFAKIIAAANRNPHS, from the coding sequence GTGCGAACACCGCTGATCGTCGGCAATTGGAAGATGAACAAGACGGCTTCGGAAGGCCGTGCCTTTGTTCGTGACTTTCAGCAATTGGTCGAACCCTCAACCGACGTGGAAGTCGTGCTCGCCCCGCCGTTCACGGCGTTGGAATCGGTCCGGTCGTCGCTGGGCGCGACGTCCCGGATCATGCTCGGCGCGCAGAATCTCCACTGGGAACAGCAGGGGGCATTCACCGGCGAAATCTCGGGCTCCATGTTGCTCGACCTGGGATGCCGCTACGTAATCGTGGGACACTCCGAGCGGCGCACGCTGTTCTGGGAACGGAATGAGGACGTCCAAAAAAAAGTCCGCGCGGCGCTGGCATGCGGCCTTCGACCGATTCTTTGCGTCGGCGAATCCCTGACGGAGCGCGAGACGGGACAAACGGAGCGGATCATTGACGAGCAGCTCTCGGCCGGCCTGGATCAGCTTACGGATGCAAATTTGAAGACGGTCACGATCGCCTATGAACCGGTATGGGCCATTGGAACCGGACGAGCCGCCACAACCGTCCAAGCCGGCGACGTGCACCGGTCGATCCGAGCCTTCGTAGCCAATCGTTGGAAGGACGCCGCGGCGGCGACGATGAGGATCCTCTACGGCGGTAGCGTCACGGCTCAGAACGCCGCCTCATTCCTCGAGTCCCCTGACATCGACGGCGCACTCGTCGGCGGGGCTTGTCTCAATCCGGATTCGTTTGCTAAGATCATCGCCGCAGCGAACCGCAACCCTCACAGCTAG
- a CDS encoding PilZ domain-containing protein, whose product MAINSQAKNSSRLIPTKFVLRTYRRIPTWCASYYLSGSAIGKGIVTNLSRCGMRMLGDHAPKTGTDLCVRLHLDDDQPPIEIARATVRWVGQGEFGLQIDDLTAAVAGRIAEMLNRQARTGRNGW is encoded by the coding sequence ATGGCCATCAACTCCCAGGCGAAAAACTCAAGCCGATTGATCCCAACGAAATTTGTCCTCAGAACCTACCGCCGGATTCCGACTTGGTGTGCCTCTTATTATCTGAGCGGATCCGCCATCGGGAAGGGCATCGTCACGAACCTCTCGCGTTGCGGCATGAGGATGCTGGGGGACCATGCGCCCAAAACGGGGACGGACCTCTGTGTCCGACTTCATCTTGATGACGATCAGCCGCCCATCGAGATCGCCCGCGCCACCGTGCGGTGGGTGGGCCAAGGCGAATTCGGGCTGCAAATCGACGATCTGACCGCCGCGGTAGCCGGGCGCATTGCAGAGATGCTGAACCGACAGGCCCGCACCGGCCGCAATGGCTGGTAA
- the nadD gene encoding nicotinate-nucleotide adenylyltransferase: protein MGSQECLSPPDTSSLRSLRLGLLGGTFNPVHCGHLTMARQIRRALDLDRILFIPTGDPPHKSRQDLASADDRYAMVRLAIASEAGLAISDVELRRPGKSYTIDTVRLLRQEYGSQTELFFLIGLDAFLEFPTWREPDALLELCSFVVMNRPGTSFQHLTRLSWFQTFPGDSLAALDAGTISQVDIPIGNRRLICLRLTPSDISASDIRGRVRTGLPVANLLPPTVESYILQHHLYE from the coding sequence ATGGGTTCCCAGGAATGCCTATCCCCGCCAGACACCTCTTCTCTCCGATCATTACGCCTGGGGCTCCTGGGAGGAACGTTCAATCCCGTTCACTGCGGACACCTGACCATGGCGCGGCAAATTCGGCGCGCGCTGGATTTGGACCGCATCCTCTTCATTCCGACCGGAGACCCGCCCCATAAATCCCGGCAGGACCTGGCATCGGCCGATGATCGCTACGCAATGGTCCGTTTGGCCATCGCCTCGGAAGCCGGCCTTGCGATCTCCGACGTCGAGCTTCGCCGTCCGGGGAAATCCTATACGATCGACACCGTTCGACTCCTCCGTCAAGAATACGGCTCACAGACAGAGCTGTTTTTCCTGATCGGACTCGATGCGTTCCTCGAATTTCCTACCTGGCGGGAACCGGACGCGCTGTTGGAGCTCTGCTCCTTCGTCGTGATGAATCGGCCCGGGACGTCGTTTCAGCATCTGACCCGGTTGAGCTGGTTTCAGACGTTTCCCGGTGACTCGCTCGCGGCCCTGGACGCAGGCACGATCTCACAGGTGGACATCCCCATCGGAAACCGACGGCTCATCTGCCTACGCCTCACCCCCAGTGATATTTCTGCATCGGATATTCGTGGAAGGGTGCGGACCGGACTCCCGGTGGCAAATCTGTTGCCGCCCACCGTTGAATCCTATATACTTCAGCATCACTTATACGAATAA
- the rplU gene encoding 50S ribosomal protein L21, protein MYAIVETGGKQYRVEHGSLVQVESLPGDVGGTVELDHVRLVHGDKGVVIGQPLVAGAKVTAEIVNQGRTRSMIVFKKQRRKNYRRTKGHRQGFTKLRITGIHTA, encoded by the coding sequence ATGTACGCTATTGTAGAAACAGGCGGCAAGCAGTACCGAGTAGAGCACGGCAGTCTCGTCCAAGTCGAAAGTCTTCCCGGAGACGTGGGCGGCACCGTGGAACTCGACCACGTTCGACTGGTTCATGGGGACAAGGGTGTGGTCATCGGCCAACCCCTGGTCGCAGGAGCCAAGGTCACCGCGGAAATCGTCAATCAGGGCCGGACTCGATCCATGATCGTGTTCAAGAAGCAACGGCGCAAGAACTACCGTCGCACCAAAGGCCACCGGCAGGGCTTTACCAAGCTTCGGATCACCGGTATCCACACGGCCTAA
- a CDS encoding tetratricopeptide repeat protein, with amino-acid sequence MLRLLTSIFLISAGIFVYSYFRELNPGTLTVHTGPSTQFELSPVTLVVFSMAVGAVLVALAVGMRQTAHAIGTWRSTRLQRRKEKLDALHREGTHAFMSKRISEAIGLFEKALAIDPNRVDSLLWLGNIYRSENNFSEAIRLHQYANRIDDRNIEILLELSKDLEAAKRYEDSLQTLQKILRIEPDNLTALIRKRDLSIRLEKWSEALEIQHRLLKASLPESERRAENLLLTGCMYEVGRQLLERGHPDKARRYFRGAIKKDRTFLPAYIGIGEILIQEGKTKQAVEILKKVYAKTHNVIILHRLEELFLDQGEPSEIIRTYQEALQQNPNDPVLQFYLGKLYYRLEMVDEAFDILSTVEGPQDQLVDYHKIMANLFLRKQHMEQAVVELKKALQFKKRVVVPYVCTACQQETAEWAGRCRRCGNWNSLVALPWLEGGVPSAGKESPLPVRVVPYPGIASPFETV; translated from the coding sequence ATGCTCAGGCTGCTCACCAGCATCTTTCTCATCAGCGCCGGCATTTTCGTCTATAGCTATTTCCGTGAGTTGAATCCAGGCACGCTGACCGTTCATACCGGTCCGTCCACTCAGTTCGAATTGAGTCCGGTCACGCTGGTGGTCTTTTCCATGGCGGTCGGGGCCGTGCTGGTGGCCTTGGCGGTCGGCATGAGGCAAACCGCCCATGCCATTGGAACCTGGAGAAGCACGCGGTTACAGCGTCGGAAAGAGAAACTCGACGCGCTGCATCGCGAGGGCACGCACGCGTTCATGTCGAAGCGCATCAGCGAAGCCATCGGATTGTTCGAGAAGGCCCTGGCGATCGATCCCAACCGGGTGGACTCGCTGCTCTGGCTGGGAAACATCTATCGCTCGGAAAACAATTTCTCCGAGGCGATCCGGCTGCACCAGTATGCCAACCGCATCGACGACCGCAACATTGAGATTCTTCTCGAGTTGTCCAAGGATTTGGAGGCCGCCAAGCGATACGAGGATTCGCTTCAGACCCTGCAGAAGATCCTGCGCATCGAGCCGGACAACCTGACGGCCCTGATCCGCAAACGGGATTTGTCGATTCGTCTCGAGAAGTGGAGCGAAGCACTCGAAATTCAGCATCGCCTGTTGAAAGCCAGCCTGCCGGAATCCGAGCGACGCGCGGAGAATTTGCTACTGACCGGATGCATGTATGAAGTCGGCCGCCAACTGCTGGAGCGCGGGCACCCGGACAAGGCACGGCGGTATTTCCGCGGGGCGATCAAGAAAGACCGAACCTTTTTGCCCGCCTACATCGGCATCGGGGAAATCTTGATCCAGGAAGGCAAGACCAAACAAGCCGTGGAGATCCTGAAGAAAGTCTATGCGAAGACCCACAATGTCATCATCCTGCACCGCCTGGAGGAACTGTTTCTCGATCAGGGTGAGCCGAGTGAAATTATCCGGACGTATCAGGAGGCGCTCCAGCAGAACCCCAACGATCCGGTGCTGCAGTTCTACCTGGGCAAGTTGTACTACCGCCTCGAAATGGTCGACGAGGCATTCGACATTCTGTCGACGGTCGAGGGGCCTCAGGATCAACTGGTTGACTATCACAAGATCATGGCCAACCTCTTCTTACGCAAGCAGCATATGGAGCAGGCGGTCGTGGAATTGAAGAAAGCCCTGCAGTTCAAGAAACGCGTCGTCGTCCCGTATGTCTGTACCGCCTGTCAGCAGGAAACGGCCGAATGGGCGGGACGGTGCCGGCGTTGCGGAAACTGGAACAGCCTCGTGGCCCTTCCATGGCTCGAAGGCGGTGTGCCCTCTGCTGGAAAAGAATCTCCCCTTCCGGTCCGCGTCGTCCCCTATCCGGGCATTGCTTCTCCGTTTGAAACCGTGTAG
- the proB gene encoding glutamate 5-kinase, with amino-acid sequence MRDEILTSAKRIVVKIGSSLVSSKDAGLRPDRIDRLADEISMLRTDGREVLLVSSGAIVSGIKKLGLKEYPKSLPVKQAAAAVGQSRLMWAYEKSFERLGVKVAQILLTHQDLADRRRFLNARHTLAALIGFGVVPVINENDTVAVDEIRVGDNDSLAADVAHLVDADLLVILSDIDGLFTQDPRKNPSATLIPLVSEITEEIEQRAGVSTTFEGTGGMATKVRAAKKVGEYGVATLILNGQQAGLLPTVLAGGDGGSLFLPKGRRMTSRKLWIAFTLRPQGQLLLDAGAVVALAERGKSLLASGIIDVKGTFEAGDPVSCLNQDGKEFAKGLVNFSSDVIARMKGLKTVDVQQRLGPQEYDEIIHRDNLVLL; translated from the coding sequence ATGCGCGACGAAATCCTGACATCTGCCAAGCGGATCGTGGTGAAGATCGGCAGCAGTCTCGTCTCGTCAAAAGACGCGGGGCTCCGTCCCGATCGCATCGACCGGCTGGCCGACGAGATCTCGATGTTGCGCACTGACGGGCGAGAGGTTCTGCTCGTTTCCTCGGGCGCCATCGTCTCCGGCATCAAGAAACTGGGGCTGAAGGAATACCCGAAAAGCCTGCCGGTCAAACAGGCCGCTGCCGCCGTCGGGCAGAGCCGGCTGATGTGGGCCTATGAGAAATCTTTCGAGCGGCTCGGCGTCAAGGTCGCCCAGATTCTCCTGACGCATCAGGACCTCGCCGATCGACGGCGTTTCCTGAACGCCCGCCATACCCTGGCGGCCCTGATCGGTTTCGGAGTGGTCCCCGTCATCAACGAGAACGATACGGTCGCGGTGGACGAAATTCGAGTCGGCGACAACGATTCGCTGGCAGCGGACGTGGCGCACCTCGTGGACGCGGATCTGCTGGTCATCCTGTCGGACATCGACGGACTCTTTACCCAGGATCCGAGGAAAAATCCTTCTGCAACGCTGATCCCGCTGGTTTCCGAGATCACGGAAGAGATCGAGCAGCGAGCCGGCGTGTCCACCACGTTCGAAGGGACGGGTGGCATGGCCACGAAGGTCCGTGCGGCAAAAAAAGTTGGCGAATACGGCGTAGCCACGCTCATTCTCAACGGACAGCAAGCCGGCCTGCTGCCCACCGTCCTCGCGGGCGGCGACGGCGGCAGTTTGTTCCTGCCCAAAGGGCGTCGAATGACGAGCCGCAAACTCTGGATCGCCTTTACCCTTCGTCCCCAAGGGCAGCTCCTCCTTGACGCCGGGGCCGTCGTGGCGCTCGCGGAACGGGGAAAGAGCCTCCTGGCTTCCGGAATCATCGACGTCAAGGGGACGTTCGAAGCAGGCGACCCCGTCAGCTGTCTCAATCAAGACGGGAAGGAATTCGCCAAGGGCCTGGTCAATTTTTCCTCAGATGTGATCGCCCGCATGAAAGGCTTGAAGACCGTCGACGTTCAACAGCGTCTCGGTCCGCAGGAATACGACGAGATTATCCACCGGGACAATCTCGTCCTGCTTTAG
- the obgE gene encoding GTPase ObgE produces MFVDEVSIVVKAGRGGNGVCSFRREMFVPRGGPDGGDGGNGGHVIFTTSQRLTTLLDLRYQRHYEAEDGRPGSGSNCTGRTGRDVVVTVPVGTVVYDELSGDMLADLAADGETVTVARGGKGGRGNSHFATSTNRVPTRFEPGTDGEERELRLKLKLLADVGLVGYPNAGKSTLIAAISAARPKIADYPFTTLVPNLGVVRWGSDRSFVVADIPGLIAGAHEGKGLGFQFLRHIERTSFLLHLVDVSEWSADEPVTSFEIMRKELSSYDASLSARPFAIVPTKLDAAGDRAKLKTLQMYCKRRKYPCLPISAATREGLTELVSFVGQQVDHLRTAGCATKS; encoded by the coding sequence ATGTTTGTCGACGAAGTCAGTATCGTGGTCAAAGCCGGGCGAGGCGGCAACGGGGTCTGCAGCTTCCGGCGCGAAATGTTCGTGCCCCGCGGCGGACCGGATGGGGGAGACGGAGGGAATGGAGGGCACGTCATCTTCACGACGTCACAGCGCCTGACGACACTGCTGGATCTCCGCTATCAACGCCACTACGAGGCCGAGGACGGCCGCCCGGGCAGCGGGTCCAATTGCACCGGTCGGACCGGGCGTGACGTGGTGGTGACCGTTCCCGTGGGAACAGTCGTCTACGACGAGCTTAGCGGCGACATGCTTGCCGACCTGGCCGCCGATGGAGAGACGGTCACCGTTGCGCGCGGGGGCAAGGGCGGCCGCGGCAACAGTCATTTCGCCACCTCGACCAATCGAGTGCCCACGCGCTTTGAACCGGGCACCGACGGGGAAGAACGCGAACTCAGGCTGAAGTTAAAACTGCTGGCAGACGTCGGACTGGTCGGATATCCGAATGCCGGAAAGTCCACGCTCATCGCCGCCATTTCGGCAGCGCGTCCCAAGATCGCGGACTATCCCTTCACGACATTGGTTCCGAACCTGGGGGTCGTCCGCTGGGGATCCGATCGCAGTTTCGTCGTCGCGGACATTCCCGGTCTGATCGCGGGCGCCCACGAAGGCAAGGGACTCGGGTTCCAATTCTTGCGCCACATCGAACGGACGTCATTCCTGCTGCATCTTGTCGACGTATCGGAATGGTCGGCAGACGAGCCCGTGACGAGCTTTGAAATCATGCGCAAGGAGCTGAGTTCCTACGACGCGTCCCTGTCGGCGCGCCCGTTCGCCATCGTCCCTACGAAACTCGATGCCGCCGGCGATCGGGCCAAATTGAAGACCTTACAAATGTACTGCAAACGCCGAAAGTATCCGTGTCTCCCCATTTCTGCCGCCACGAGGGAGGGATTGACGGAACTCGTCTCCTTCGTCGGACAGCAGGTCGATCACCTTCGGACCGCCGGATGCGCGACGAAATCCTGA
- the bioB gene encoding biotin synthase BioB, translating to MTDYSALAAKSLDDQVLTRQEALSVLNAPDDELLVLLHAAFQVRARYFGRTVRLQMLQNAKSGACQEDCHYCSQSSISTAPIERYNLLPQNRMIEGARQAAASKAQRYCIVISGRSPLDREIDEIAGAVRAIKQETPIQICCSLGLMSEQQAKRLKAAGVDRVNHNLNTSEAFHASICTTHTFQDRLATIRNARAAGLEICSGGIVGMGEKDEDLVDLAMALREVKPDSIPLNTLHPVAGTPLEHCDNLTPQRCLKVLCLFRFLHPRTEIRIAGGREHNLRSLQPLALYPADSVFVNGYLTTPGAPAPEVWGMIEDLGFKIEVDYQQPVAG from the coding sequence ATGACGGATTACTCGGCCCTGGCCGCCAAATCGCTTGATGATCAAGTCCTGACGAGACAGGAAGCCCTCTCCGTCCTCAATGCGCCGGACGACGAACTCCTTGTACTGCTTCATGCCGCCTTTCAGGTGCGAGCCCGGTACTTTGGGCGCACGGTTCGCCTGCAGATGCTTCAGAACGCCAAGAGCGGGGCCTGCCAGGAAGACTGCCATTATTGTTCCCAGTCCTCCATCTCAACCGCTCCGATCGAACGGTACAATCTGCTCCCGCAGAACCGCATGATCGAAGGCGCGCGACAGGCCGCAGCTTCCAAAGCCCAGCGATACTGCATCGTCATCAGCGGCCGAAGCCCGCTCGACCGCGAGATCGACGAGATCGCCGGCGCCGTACGCGCCATCAAACAGGAAACCCCGATCCAGATCTGCTGTTCCCTGGGGCTCATGAGCGAACAGCAGGCGAAGCGCCTCAAGGCGGCGGGTGTGGATCGCGTGAACCACAACTTGAACACGAGCGAAGCGTTTCATGCCTCGATCTGCACGACCCATACGTTCCAAGACCGTCTCGCGACGATCAGGAACGCCCGGGCGGCAGGACTGGAAATTTGCTCCGGCGGGATCGTCGGCATGGGCGAGAAGGACGAGGATCTCGTCGACCTTGCCATGGCCCTGCGCGAGGTCAAGCCCGATTCGATTCCACTCAATACCTTGCACCCGGTTGCAGGCACTCCCTTGGAGCATTGCGATAATCTCACGCCGCAACGCTGCCTGAAAGTCCTGTGCCTCTTCCGTTTTCTCCATCCGCGCACCGAAATCCGCATCGCCGGCGGCCGCGAACACAACCTCCGCAGCCTGCAGCCGCTCGCCCTCTATCCGGCCGATTCCGTCTTTGTGAACGGCTACCTCACGACTCCTGGCGCTCCTGCGCCGGAAGTCTGGGGCATGATCGAAGATCTCGGATTCAAGATCGAAGTGGACTACCAGCAACCAGTAGCGGGCTGA
- the secG gene encoding preprotein translocase subunit SecG — protein MHTLTIIIHVLACFLMIGAILLQSGKGAEIGAAFGGSSQTVFGSRGPANFLSKFTVVVAAVFMITSLSLAILAKNQTFSSTVIDLKKKDAPPASPAPADKPAGDSHSDSSSSSSGH, from the coding sequence ATGCACACGTTGACCATCATCATTCATGTCCTTGCCTGTTTCCTGATGATCGGAGCCATTTTGCTCCAATCCGGCAAGGGAGCGGAAATCGGTGCGGCCTTCGGGGGCTCGAGTCAGACGGTATTCGGCAGTCGCGGCCCGGCCAACTTCTTGAGCAAATTCACGGTGGTGGTGGCGGCCGTCTTCATGATCACGTCCCTGAGTCTTGCCATTCTGGCCAAGAATCAGACGTTTTCCTCCACGGTGATTGATCTGAAGAAAAAGGACGCTCCACCGGCTTCTCCGGCTCCGGCCGATAAACCTGCCGGAGATTCCCACTCGGACAGTTCCTCTTCGTCATCCGGCCACTGA
- the rpmA gene encoding 50S ribosomal protein L27 codes for MATNKGGGSSRNGRDSNPQYLGVKAYGGETVKAGAIIVRQRGTKFFPGFNVGLGKDHTLFARITGTVKFEGGRARQKVSVYPTPTTS; via the coding sequence ATGGCAACAAATAAAGGCGGCGGATCATCAAGAAACGGGCGGGACAGTAATCCGCAGTATTTGGGCGTGAAGGCGTACGGTGGCGAGACGGTAAAAGCTGGCGCCATTATTGTGCGTCAGCGCGGCACCAAGTTTTTCCCCGGCTTCAATGTGGGCCTCGGCAAGGACCACACCCTTTTCGCACGCATCACGGGCACCGTCAAATTCGAGGGCGGCCGCGCGCGGCAGAAGGTCAGTGTCTACCCCACGCCAACGACGTCATAG
- a CDS encoding branched-chain amino acid transaminase: MEPQGKIWMDGAFVDWADANVHVLTHSLHYGLAAFEGLRCYRGKSGSAIFRLHEHVDRLFESAHIAMMTIPYDKKQVAEAIVETVRINKLDACYIRPLVYIGYGAMGVYPGDNPIKLAVAAWKWGAYLGDDALANGMRARVSSFTRHHVNVSMTRGKISGYYVNSILAKREAKADGYDEAIMLDPEGYVSEGTGENIFIVRKGRIKTTPLTSILEGITRNSVIELAREQGIVVQEDRFTRDEMYIADEVFVTGTAAELTPVREIDNRRIGNGKPGPITAALQKAFFSVVRGEDAAHASWLTRI, encoded by the coding sequence ATGGAACCTCAAGGCAAGATCTGGATGGATGGAGCGTTTGTCGATTGGGCTGACGCCAACGTCCATGTGCTCACGCACTCGCTCCATTACGGTTTGGCGGCATTTGAAGGACTGCGCTGCTATCGAGGCAAGTCCGGTTCCGCTATTTTTCGGCTGCACGAGCACGTCGATCGGCTCTTCGAGTCGGCGCACATCGCCATGATGACGATTCCCTATGACAAGAAGCAGGTAGCCGAGGCTATTGTCGAAACCGTTCGAATCAACAAGTTGGACGCCTGTTACATCCGTCCGCTGGTGTACATCGGATACGGCGCGATGGGGGTCTATCCGGGCGACAATCCGATCAAATTGGCCGTGGCGGCGTGGAAGTGGGGAGCATATCTGGGTGACGACGCGTTGGCTAACGGCATGCGAGCCCGGGTGTCGTCATTCACCCGGCACCACGTCAATGTGTCGATGACGCGCGGCAAGATTTCAGGCTATTACGTCAATTCGATCCTCGCGAAGCGGGAGGCCAAGGCTGACGGCTATGATGAGGCCATCATGCTGGATCCCGAGGGCTATGTGTCCGAAGGCACCGGCGAGAATATTTTCATCGTGCGTAAAGGGCGGATCAAGACCACCCCCTTGACCTCCATCCTGGAGGGGATCACTCGGAATTCCGTCATCGAGTTGGCGAGAGAACAGGGTATCGTCGTGCAGGAGGATCGATTCACCCGCGACGAGATGTATATCGCTGATGAAGTATTCGTGACGGGAACGGCCGCCGAACTGACTCCCGTGCGGGAGATCGACAATCGCCGAATCGGAAACGGGAAACCCGGCCCGATCACGGCCGCTCTGCAAAAAGCCTTCTTTTCCGTCGTGCGCGGCGAGGATGCGGCACACGCATCCTGGTTGACGCGCATTTGA
- a CDS encoding phosphoglycerate kinase, with product MNLHKQTIDDLTLAGKRVIIRADFNVPLDDSLQITDDTRIRSTLPTINRVVDDGGKVILCSHLGRPKSRFDPKYSLAPIAKRLGRLLGKNVIFAPDCVGPAVEGLVAKMSPGDVMLLENLRFHEGEEKNDESFSKALAALGDVYINDAFGAAHRAHASTVGITKFIPASAAGFLLKKEIEYLEGAVANPVRPFVAILGGAKVSGKIGVIENLGKRVDKVIIGGGMAFTFLKAKGLEIGNSLVENDMLDFAKGIEDHAFSRGVKFYLPVDCVVAASREPGAETKIVPVQEIPKGWYALDIGPASVKLFREAVQNAKTILWNGPMGVFEIDAYARGTLSVAHAVADAYALTIVGGGETAMAIHRAGESENISFISTGGGAALELLEGKQLPGLTALPERKD from the coding sequence ATGAACCTGCACAAGCAAACGATTGACGACCTGACGCTGGCCGGCAAGCGAGTGATCATCCGTGCGGACTTCAACGTTCCGCTCGACGATTCGCTACAGATCACCGACGACACCCGTATCCGTTCGACGCTTCCCACCATTAATCGTGTCGTCGACGACGGCGGGAAAGTCATTTTGTGTTCGCATCTGGGTCGTCCCAAAAGCCGGTTCGACCCCAAATACAGCCTGGCGCCGATCGCCAAACGCCTGGGCCGGCTTCTGGGAAAGAACGTTATTTTTGCGCCGGACTGCGTCGGGCCCGCGGTCGAGGGACTCGTCGCGAAAATGAGCCCCGGCGACGTCATGCTCTTGGAGAATCTCCGCTTTCATGAGGGCGAAGAAAAGAACGACGAAAGTTTTTCCAAGGCGCTGGCGGCATTGGGCGACGTGTATATCAACGACGCGTTCGGCGCCGCCCACCGGGCCCATGCCTCCACGGTCGGCATTACGAAATTCATTCCCGCTTCTGCGGCCGGCTTCCTCCTGAAAAAGGAAATCGAGTACCTGGAAGGCGCCGTGGCCAATCCCGTCCGTCCGTTTGTCGCCATTCTCGGCGGCGCCAAAGTGTCTGGCAAAATCGGCGTCATCGAAAATCTCGGGAAGCGCGTGGACAAGGTCATCATCGGCGGCGGTATGGCCTTCACGTTCCTCAAGGCCAAAGGGCTGGAGATCGGAAACTCATTGGTCGAAAACGACATGCTGGACTTCGCCAAAGGCATCGAAGATCATGCCTTCTCGCGCGGCGTCAAGTTCTACCTGCCGGTGGATTGCGTCGTGGCGGCCAGCCGCGAGCCCGGCGCCGAAACGAAGATCGTACCGGTCCAGGAAATCCCCAAGGGGTGGTATGCCCTCGACATCGGTCCCGCGTCGGTCAAACTGTTCCGGGAGGCGGTTCAAAACGCCAAGACCATCCTTTGGAACGGACCGATGGGCGTATTCGAGATCGATGCCTATGCCAGGGGTACCCTCTCGGTCGCTCATGCCGTTGCCGACGCCTATGCGCTGACAATCGTAGGCGGAGGCGAGACGGCCATGGCCATACACCGCGCGGGCGAATCGGAAAATATCTCCTTTATTTCCACAGGTGGCGGCGCCGCGCTCGAATTGCTGGAAGGCAAACAGCTTCCCGGCCTGACCGCCCTTCCCGAACGGAAAGATTAA